The Thermosipho affectus genome segment AAGCTCAATTCTTTCAATTTTGAATGCCAATTCAGCTATATCATAAGGTGTTAGAGGTAAATTTAACCATTCTTTAAACGCTCCAATTAACGCCACACAAACAGCTGATGACGAACCTAATCCAGAACCAGGAGGAGCATCATTGTGTATGTAAACTTCAAAACCGGTTGGAAAATTATTTTCATTTTTAAAATAATTAATAACTCCTTTAACAAGGTCAAGTTGCCCATCGTATGCTAAATATTCATCTATATCATAGTTTACCGTTAAATCATAATCTATACTCTCTATTACTATACTTCGACTTCTTGTAGGAATAAGAGTTACAGTCGCGTATCTATCGATAGTGGCATTTAATACCATTCCACCATATTTATCACAATATGGTGAAACATCTGTTCCACCACCTCCAAAACTTATTCTTAATGGAACTCGTGAGCGAATAATCACTTTTTCACTCCTTCTTTTATTTACTATTCAATTACTTCATATATATAATTTCTAAATTTATTTTCAATTTTTTTCCAGGTATAATTTTCTTTTATGTAATTTCTAGCATTTTTACCTATTTCCAATCTTAGGGTTTTATTTTTTAGCAAGGAATTTATAGCCTTTGCAAATTCTTCCGAAGAATCAACAGCAAAAATATCCTGAAAATTTTTAATATTTTCAAAAGGTTTAATACGTTCCTTAAAGGTCACAACTGGTTTTCCAAGCGCCATTCCTTCTAAAATTTTATTTTGAATTCCTGCGCCTGTTCGAATAGGGGCAATTACTATTTTAGATTTAGCCATTAACTCATAAGGATTTTCTATATAACCAGTCACAAAAACATTAGAATACTTTTTTTGTAAATTCAAAACTGCTTTATTAGGATTCGTTCCAATAATATATAATTTTACATCATGATTAATTTCCGGAAGAATTTCTTTTGTAAAATAAACAACAGCATCTACATTTGGTAAATAATCCATTTTTCCAATAAAAGTAATTATATCTTCATCAGACTCATCATTTTTCATTCCTAATAGTGATTGTGAGACTCCCATAGGGATAATTTTTATTTTATTACCATCCGGTTCTATGAAATACTTATCGACAACAGATGTGATAAATGCCATTTTATAATTGTTTAGAATTTTTTTTTCGTATTTCAAAAGCCTTTTACCTTCTATTTTGTAAATTGATTTCCAAAGAAAATTACTAATTTTATTATTTCCACTCAAATAATGATAAGCTAAAGAATCGTGATAATCTATCAAATGGATCGCAAAATCATTAAAAATATATTTTCTATACTCATGTGCTCTAATATGATTCCATAAAATTAAGTTGTAATGGTTCTTAGAAATTATTTCAGATAATTTTCGAGCAATTCTATCTGAATAATATAGATGACTTTGCAAAGGTTCATTTTTAAAAACAGCTTTTGACATTCCGAAAATTTTTTGAAAATTGGTTAAATAAAACGGAAATATGTTATCATATAACTTTCTTACTTTTTTAATTAGTTGATTATTTAAACTATCACTATGAAGAAATGAAAGATCTACTTGAAACTCCATATTTGAAAGAAATTCTGAAAACTTTAGTATTCTTTTCTTGAAACCGGCAGTTGGTGGATAAGGTAATCTCGTTGAAAATATCAATACTTTTTTTTTCACTACTTCGCTCCCCTCTTCCAGAAAATAACTTCGAGTGTTTGAAGTATTATCTTTAAATCAAGGAATATGTTTCTATTTTTTACATACCATAAGTCATAGCTAAGCTTTTTTTTCACTTCGTTTAAATCGGATGCATATTTATACATTATCTGCGCCCAACCTGTAAGGCCTGGTTTTACATTGTGTCTTTGAGAATAAAATTCTATTTCTTTTTCAAATTGCCTGACAAATGGTATTTGTTCTGGTCTTGGCCCTACAATGCTCATATCTCCTTTTAGGATGTTTATAAACTGCAAAGATTCATCTATCCGCACAGGCCTTATTAACCTACCTATTTTCAAAATCCTATCTTCCTCCTGATCTGCAAATTTTGCTTTATCTTCTTTATGTTTTTTCATGCTTCTAAACTTTACAAGCATAAAATGCTTATTATCCTTCCCTACCCTCAATTGTTTAAATATAACTGGCCTTCCGTCTTCTATAAGTATGGCAATTGCCGTTATAAGCATAAACGGGGAAAATATAACTAGCCCTATTATTGAACCAAATATATCGAGTATTCTTTTTGCAGGTGATTCTTTTGTATTTTGAAAAGCTATTTCATAATAATCTTTGAACTTTATTGCAACTTCTATTGGAATTCTTTTTAGTATTTTTTCAACAAGATTTGGAAGATATTCTATTTCGTATTTTTCCTTTAGCTCGTTTAACTGATTTTTTACGTATTTTTCTAGTTCCTGGTCAGCAACTAATACAGCATCATATTGTGCAATTTTACTTTTAAGCACTGCTGGAGATGGATTTAAAAACTCAGAAAAAACAACTTTTCCTTGTGTTTTTTTCTCAATCTCCTGTAGAATATCTTTTAATTCATCTTTTCTCCCTATTACAAGGTATCTTTTCTGAGAAGTATTTTTTATTAATATTAGATATTCTATTTTATGCAATATCGGAATAGTTAAAAGTAAGATTATAAGGTTATAGATGAAAAACCAACGGTTTAATATTTTATCCATTAATGGATAAAATATTAATATTCCAATAAATCCTATTACTATCCCTGCAAAAACCCTTATCAATTGTTCGTTGTAATCTTTTAGATAATCATAATCATAAACCCTAAAGGCATATATTCCCATCCATATTATAACAGAAAGGAAAACAGAAGAAAACACAGAAGAAGTTAAAAAGTAGTTAAAAACCATTATTAAGAAAAGGTCTATTAAAATTATTATTCTTGAAAAATTCACCTCAATTCCTCCAAATCATACAATATATGCAATCCAATTATATCACAATAAAAACGCGTTTTCCATATAAAAAAATGGATGTTTATATAAATTTTAAAACAATTTTAAAAAAATAAGTTTCTAAAATTAACACACATTTCTATTTAATATACGATTTTTATCATCAAAAATGGACATTTTATTTAAAATACCCATATCCCACAGAAGTTTTTGCACCCACACCATGGTTTTCCAAGGCCTTTTTAAATAATTCTAAAAGGCTATTTTCCATAATCTTATAATTTTCCATATTTTTTTTAGAACCTATTACAAATTTAAATTTAGTATTTTCTACTGTATAGAAAAATATAGGCTTAGGATTTAAATTATCACACGGTGCACTTTTTCCCTCGTAATATTCTTTGTAATGAACATTTATAACATCACGTTTTATATTTATCCTATCAATTGGAAATGCATCGAAAAATAGTACTTCACCCTTATTCTCTTTATCTCCAAAAATTTTACAAAATTCTTTATCTTTCAACGCTTCATCTTCTGATGAAAAAAAGTTTAAAATAACATAATTTCTCAACATACCTTTTAGCGCCTGACCAGGTATGTATGGCAATCCATATATATGATGCAAAGTCATAGACGTTTCACACACAGATGTTTCACCTAATCCAACTATCATTCTCCACTGAATTTCCTTTTCAAATGATTTTAAATCCAAAGAAAGCTCTTCTATTTTACCATAATAATCCTTTTTTAATTTCTTTATAAGCTTGCTAAACACTGTAAAATCAAAATTATTTATTATTTTCTTATCAAATTTCTTTTCTTTTGAATGTTTTTTTGATATGATGAACTTATTCATTAACAAATTAAAATTATCAATCTTTTCATTATTTAATTTAAAAATTTTTAAAGTATCTATAGGTAAAACAAATTCTCCTTCCTCTTTGTTATTATTTTTTTTATTATTCTTCATTATTTCCATCACCTCTATTTTTATCTTCCTCATCCTCTATAAGTCCTTCTGCAAACCTTCTAAGCCAATTAAAAAAAGCCAAAACTTCATTGGAAAGGGCCATGTATTCAGAAGACTCCAACATTGTAACGGTCTTAACTAATCCATCAAAATTTTCTATTTTACTTGCGTCTTTTAATATCCTTTTTTCATCTCTTTTTAGCCAATTTAAAATATTTTCTCCAATTATTTCATATGCCTTACTTTTCGCCTTTTTAGAAAGTATAAAGGCAAATGTTAGTCCCAATCCGTTTGTTTTTATAAGCATGGGAATCTTTTTTACATAGGATTTATACTCTCCTTTTTTATTGCCAAGAACATTTATGGCATTTTCCACACATTCAAATGCAAAATGTGCCCTTCCATGCTCAAGTGTTTTTAAACTTTTTTTCTCATTACTCATTGTTTATCACCTTCGGTTTTCCATACTTTTAATTCAGAGATTCCCTTTCCAATAGTTGCATTTCCACCTATTTGTATTATCTTTGGTAGGTTTTCTTCAAAAAAATTCATCACAAATTTTTCTTCTGAAAACTTTTCATTTTTCATTAATTCTTTTAAAATTTTTTCCTTTTTATCCTTTTTCAAAAAAATCGGACTTGCCATGCAAAGAAAATACATTACAGTTTCAGAAGGCAAATATTCTTCTGTAAATAGCGCACTACCCTCTACTGTACCCGTTTCAGGGTTAATCTTTATCCTTGTTATAACCTCTGTTGAAAGATTTACAAAATCCCCAAAAACATCATCTGGAAGTATAACAAGTTTGTCTTTTATCTCCTCTATTCCAAGTAATGCTGAAAGCCATTCTGCAAATCCTTTTGTATCTTCACTAAATTCAACTTCAAAGGCGTATTCTTCAAGAATTACTTTTTCTGAAATACATAGTTTTTCACGATTTGAAACTGTTAATTTTTTTAATTTCCTCTTTTTATCAAAAAAGTGTTTTTTAATACCATCCAATGTTTTTGATATTTCCAAATCCTTTTTAAACCTTTCCAAAACCTTTGGAGATGTAATATATGCATATACTCCCTTTACCGATTTTACGGGAAATAGTAAAATTCTTGCATCTGTAAATGCAATAGAGCTTGCATGTACATCTCCACTTTCTGGACCAAAAACCAAGGATATAATATCATCTACTCCATATTTTTCTAATTTATTTTCTTTTTCCAAATCCTCAAAGGATTCTCTAATACATCCCTTTATAGATGATGATTCAATTTTAGGAAAATTTGTATGTCTCTCACGCTGGATAGGCAAATCAACTATTCCCAAATCTTGTCCACTTCCCGCATGAAGTGGTGTAACAACTTTTAAAAACACAGGTTTTGCAATTTTGTACATCTTTATTCCTCCTTTTTGATTCTTCTTAATTTTGACAAATTTTTATAACTTTCTTTGAATTCATTTGTAAATTTCTCACTATTTAAATACTTTTCGTATTTATCGTGATCTTCAAACACTTTATATATGTATATTTCATCCCCATCTTTAAAATAAAAAATGCGATTCTGGTTATTTCCATCATCATACACCAAATGTCCTGACTTATCTTGTGTCTTTGAATTATAATTTTCAAAAAACTTACTTTTTAATATGCGCATTATTTCTTTTTTGTTTTTTATATCTTTATAAATTTCATCTGTAGCATAAAAATATACAAATTGACCCTTATACCTATTAAACAATATCCTACCTATTGGACTTAAAAAGGCAATATCATCAACTATTTCCACTAAACCACTTTTTTCCAATTTCTCACAGGCTTTATAATTTTCAACCTTTAATTTTTGATAACTTTCTATACCATTTTCAAGTTTTATTATTAATTCTTCATATTTTTCAAAAAGATTATAGTCAATCTTCAAAGGAATTTGAGGAATTCTTATTAATTTATTAGACTCTTCGTGAATATAGTATATTTCACACTCGTTAACAACGGCCATAATGGTTAAATATGGTATTATTCCCTTATATCCCCCTGTTATATTAAAAATTAAATTCTCATAATAACCTCCTGCGATATTTTCAATCTTTCCTATTAAATTATTAAGTCCTTCTACAAAATTTTCATTTACATTAAGTGATTTAACCAAGTGAATTTTAATTTCAATATCACTATTCTCAACATACTCTTCAAATATAGTTTTTATAATTTCTGCAGATAAATATGATAAAATCGTATCTGTTGTTAACAAATAAACTTTTTTATTTTCATCTTTATACTTTTTTGATATTTCTAAGATACTTTCAATTTCTGCAGAAGCTTTTTCAAAATTTTCGTCGTCTTTCAAATACTCTAAAACTCCATCTTTTATCTTTCTTATTTTTCTCTCATAATATTCCCAATCAGAATAGCTCTTATCTTTTAATTCATCATAATAATTATATAATCCTTCTTCTTCCTCTAATACATTGGTAATAATAGATGTCCCCACCATTGAAATTACCTTTTTCATATCGTTCCCCCTTTCTAGCTTAAATCTTAGCTAAATACGATATTCCAAACCCCTGTTTTTGATAAATTTCTGAAATTGCCTTTTTATGAAATTTCCTGATTAAATCTTTAACATCACCTTTTAACAACTCAAAATAATACACACTTCCTGCAGGAACAGCTTTATACAATGGTTTGGCCCTTCTTTTTTTCATATCAAAGCCGCCCACTATTAAAGGTCTTCCAACAACTGCAGCTAATAATTTTAAATGAATATTTTCACTCTTATATTCAAAGTTTTCTTCACTTATAAAAGAAGGAATCCATCCTTTTTTAAATATTGCAGGAGTAGTTAAAACAACCTTAAAAAATCTATCAATTTTTACATCAAATTTTTCCAAATTGTTTTCAACTACTTTATATTCAGCTGCTTTTGATTCACCACCAAG includes the following:
- a CDS encoding putative CRISPR-associated protein; this encodes MKKVISMVGTSIITNVLEEEEGLYNYYDELKDKSYSDWEYYERKIRKIKDGVLEYLKDDENFEKASAEIESILEISKKYKDENKKVYLLTTDTILSYLSAEIIKTIFEEYVENSDIEIKIHLVKSLNVNENFVEGLNNLIGKIENIAGGYYENLIFNITGGYKGIIPYLTIMAVVNECEIYYIHEESNKLIRIPQIPLKIDYNLFEKYEELIIKLENGIESYQKLKVENYKACEKLEKSGLVEIVDDIAFLSPIGRILFNRYKGQFVYFYATDEIYKDIKNKKEIMRILKSKFFENYNSKTQDKSGHLVYDDGNNQNRIFYFKDGDEIYIYKVFEDHDKYEKYLNSEKFTNEFKESYKNLSKLRRIKKEE
- the cmr5 gene encoding type III-B CRISPR module-associated protein Cmr5, which gives rise to MSNEKKSLKTLEHGRAHFAFECVENAINVLGNKKGEYKSYVKKIPMLIKTNGLGLTFAFILSKKAKSKAYEIIGENILNWLKRDEKRILKDASKIENFDGLVKTVTMLESSEYMALSNEVLAFFNWLRRFAEGLIEDEEDKNRGDGNNEE
- the cmr4 gene encoding type III-B CRISPR module RAMP protein Cmr4, which encodes MYKIAKPVFLKVVTPLHAGSGQDLGIVDLPIQRERHTNFPKIESSSIKGCIRESFEDLEKENKLEKYGVDDIISLVFGPESGDVHASSIAFTDARILLFPVKSVKGVYAYITSPKVLERFKKDLEISKTLDGIKKHFFDKKRKLKKLTVSNREKLCISEKVILEEYAFEVEFSEDTKGFAEWLSALLGIEEIKDKLVILPDDVFGDFVNLSTEVITRIKINPETGTVEGSALFTEEYLPSETVMYFLCMASPIFLKKDKKEKILKELMKNEKFSEEKFVMNFFEENLPKIIQIGGNATIGKGISELKVWKTEGDKQ
- a CDS encoding glycosyltransferase — translated: MKKKVLIFSTRLPYPPTAGFKKRILKFSEFLSNMEFQVDLSFLHSDSLNNQLIKKVRKLYDNIFPFYLTNFQKIFGMSKAVFKNEPLQSHLYYSDRIARKLSEIISKNHYNLILWNHIRAHEYRKYIFNDFAIHLIDYHDSLAYHYLSGNNKISNFLWKSIYKIEGKRLLKYEKKILNNYKMAFITSVVDKYFIEPDGNKIKIIPMGVSQSLLGMKNDESDEDIITFIGKMDYLPNVDAVVYFTKEILPEINHDVKLYIIGTNPNKAVLNLQKKYSNVFVTGYIENPYELMAKSKIVIAPIRTGAGIQNKILEGMALGKPVVTFKERIKPFENIKNFQDIFAVDSSEEFAKAINSLLKNKTLRLEIGKNARNYIKENYTWKKIENKFRNYIYEVIE
- a CDS encoding exopolysaccharide biosynthesis polyprenyl glycosylphosphotransferase, producing the protein MNFSRIIILIDLFLIMVFNYFLTSSVFSSVFLSVIIWMGIYAFRVYDYDYLKDYNEQLIRVFAGIVIGFIGILIFYPLMDKILNRWFFIYNLIILLLTIPILHKIEYLILIKNTSQKRYLVIGRKDELKDILQEIEKKTQGKVVFSEFLNPSPAVLKSKIAQYDAVLVADQELEKYVKNQLNELKEKYEIEYLPNLVEKILKRIPIEVAIKFKDYYEIAFQNTKESPAKRILDIFGSIIGLVIFSPFMLITAIAILIEDGRPVIFKQLRVGKDNKHFMLVKFRSMKKHKEDKAKFADQEEDRILKIGRLIRPVRIDESLQFINILKGDMSIVGPRPEQIPFVRQFEKEIEFYSQRHNVKPGLTGWAQIMYKYASDLNEVKKKLSYDLWYVKNRNIFLDLKIILQTLEVIFWKRGAK
- the cmr6 gene encoding type III-B CRISPR module RAMP protein Cmr6, producing MKNNKKNNNKEEGEFVLPIDTLKIFKLNNEKIDNFNLLMNKFIISKKHSKEKKFDKKIINNFDFTVFSKLIKKLKKDYYGKIEELSLDLKSFEKEIQWRMIVGLGETSVCETSMTLHHIYGLPYIPGQALKGMLRNYVILNFFSSEDEALKDKEFCKIFGDKENKGEVLFFDAFPIDRINIKRDVINVHYKEYYEGKSAPCDNLNPKPIFFYTVENTKFKFVIGSKKNMENYKIMENSLLELFKKALENHGVGAKTSVGYGYFK